A window of the Desulfopila inferna genome harbors these coding sequences:
- a CDS encoding ribonuclease catalytic domain-containing protein yields the protein MITIGKIIEYLENGKFICGFITELQPKRVHLVNQNKREVKLPISRILHCSLSSHPLDTDKEALIKVLQDTNRHRNSLMQKIDLEEIWELINEENTDSFEPSFLAELVFGEEAGDDIVSAFLRSVFTNRLYFKYKEGKIKVHSPEQVEALQMEAARERDKQRLIEKGTEILRRLKEHDSVHLLDDPEVQNCLKIIQDYYLFGTEAPFYELAKQMLKDAGLSKPHDSYHILVKAGIWRENVNIPLLRSGLPTSFSLAAIQQAETVLQSSASSLFEDPARKDFTDLSPLTIDGGSTLDFDDALTIEEKEEGFLVGVHISDVAQYVKPGDHLFQEAMNRGTSIYFPESQIPMLPRHLSQGICSLIQGETRAAISFMILLSSDAEVLRLRIYPSIIRVARRLTYEEADGMIPKDRELALLNTLSKKLRGRRMASGALLLPFPDVNIHIDHHGKVHVSLGATDTPSRILVSEMMILANQEAARYVSDRLAPGLFRAQEPPKQQLVHGEDNDLFINTRQRKQLSRGELLTVAKRHSGLGVNQYTTVTSPIRRLLDLVMQHQLHSLMRRQEPRFNAEMCKDFTSVITRTLSNANAVKQQRHRYWLLVYLKDREGQFLDALVIESGPKRTMLLLKDILFDFDLPSPAGSKPSPGSTVKVRVEKSDPLDNSVRFGWN from the coding sequence ATGATAACTATTGGCAAAATAATTGAATACCTTGAGAACGGAAAGTTCATCTGTGGTTTCATCACCGAACTGCAGCCCAAAAGGGTGCATCTCGTCAACCAGAACAAGCGAGAGGTTAAGCTTCCAATATCGCGTATCCTGCATTGTTCTCTGAGCAGCCATCCGCTTGATACCGATAAAGAAGCTCTGATTAAAGTCCTGCAGGACACCAATCGCCATAGAAACTCGCTGATGCAGAAGATCGACCTTGAGGAAATATGGGAGCTGATCAATGAGGAGAACACGGACAGCTTCGAACCTTCTTTCCTTGCCGAGCTGGTATTCGGGGAAGAAGCAGGCGACGATATAGTCTCGGCCTTTTTACGCTCGGTATTCACCAACAGGCTTTATTTTAAATATAAAGAAGGCAAAATAAAGGTACATAGCCCCGAACAGGTTGAAGCTTTGCAAATGGAGGCCGCCCGGGAAAGGGATAAACAGAGGCTGATAGAAAAGGGTACGGAAATCCTTCGCCGCCTCAAGGAACATGACAGCGTTCATCTCCTTGACGATCCGGAGGTGCAAAATTGTCTCAAGATCATTCAGGATTATTATCTTTTTGGTACGGAGGCGCCTTTCTATGAATTAGCAAAACAAATGCTTAAAGACGCCGGCCTCTCCAAACCGCACGATAGTTATCATATTCTTGTCAAAGCAGGTATCTGGCGAGAAAATGTAAATATCCCCCTACTGCGAAGCGGTCTGCCCACCAGTTTTTCCCTTGCTGCCATTCAACAGGCGGAAACAGTGCTGCAAAGCTCAGCCTCTTCGCTTTTTGAAGATCCGGCAAGAAAAGATTTTACCGACCTCTCCCCCCTTACAATCGATGGAGGAAGCACGCTCGACTTTGACGACGCTCTCACCATTGAAGAAAAAGAGGAGGGATTCTTGGTAGGGGTCCATATATCTGATGTGGCACAATACGTTAAACCAGGTGATCATCTCTTCCAGGAGGCTATGAACAGAGGCACCTCCATCTATTTTCCGGAAAGCCAGATTCCCATGTTGCCCCGCCATCTTTCCCAGGGAATATGCAGCCTCATCCAGGGGGAGACCAGGGCTGCCATCAGCTTCATGATCCTGCTGTCCAGCGATGCCGAGGTATTGCGCCTGCGCATCTACCCCTCCATTATACGCGTAGCACGACGACTTACCTACGAGGAAGCTGACGGCATGATTCCCAAAGACCGGGAGCTGGCTCTGCTCAATACCCTCAGCAAGAAACTGCGGGGCCGCAGGATGGCGTCAGGGGCATTACTGTTGCCGTTTCCCGATGTCAATATTCATATCGACCATCACGGTAAGGTTCATGTCTCTCTCGGAGCAACAGATACACCATCCCGCATTCTGGTCTCGGAGATGATGATCCTGGCCAACCAGGAAGCGGCCCGATACGTTTCAGACCGCCTGGCTCCCGGACTCTTCAGAGCCCAGGAACCGCCGAAGCAGCAACTTGTTCATGGTGAAGACAACGATTTATTCATCAATACCCGGCAGAGAAAACAACTGTCCCGCGGTGAGTTGCTCACCGTCGCCAAAAGGCACAGCGGCCTCGGGGTAAACCAGTATACCACGGTGACTTCCCCCATACGGCGTCTGCTCGATCTGGTCATGCAGCACCAGCTGCATTCTCTGATGCGTCGCCAGGAGCCTCGATTCAACGCGGAAATGTGCAAGGATTTTACATCGGTAATTACGCGCACATTATCCAATGCCAATGCGGTCAAACAGCAGCGGCATCGCTATTGGCTCCTGGTGTACCTTAAAGACCGGGAAGGTCAGTTTCTCGATGCTCTGGTAATAGAATCAGGCCCCAAGAGAACGATGCTGTTACTCAAAGATATTCTTTTCGACTTCGATCTCCCGAGTCCGGCAGGTTCAAAACCATCACCCGGTTCAACCGTCAAGGTGAGGGTGGAAAAAAGCGATCCTCTCGATAATTCAGTACGATTTGGATGGAATTAG
- the rpmB gene encoding 50S ribosomal protein L28, with translation MAKKCEICGKGPVTGNNVSHAHNKNRRRWLPNLKKVRMLTDSGSVQRAKVCTRCIRSGAVVKPA, from the coding sequence ATGGCAAAAAAATGTGAAATTTGTGGAAAGGGACCGGTTACCGGCAATAATGTCTCCCATGCCCACAATAAAAACAGAAGAAGATGGTTGCCAAACCTGAAAAAAGTTCGCATGCTGACTGACAGCGGCAGTGTACAAAGAGCCAAGGTATGTACACGCTGTATCCGTTCCGGGGCGGTCGTTAAGCCTGCGTAA
- the resB gene encoding cytochrome c biogenesis protein ResB, producing MKTSNPAWNFFSSVKLALFTLGCLAVTSIIGTIIPQGESASFYVDSYGVKTAHFFQLLGITDMYTSWWFLSLLGLLTTNLIICSIDRFPAVLRQITRDNLDVPLERIEKNRLSATVHSALPPLEAADKVKSLLKNYGWNARQRKRDETLLLFSQKMAWSRIGVYIVHFSILVIFAGALYGQFTGFKASIMLPELQNTAVVYPYKNNSPIDLGFEVRAERFDIEFYSNGMPKEYKSKLTVIEDGEIVRQKDITVNDPLKYKGITFYQSSYQGFRDFIFKINDPSTSTDTTLTGEYQKELTWAEPGIQFGIINIEAIRDRVDKMKIWFNDGQGEPSQFWMDSGETVKIERPDTTYLFSAKQRYATGLQVAKDPGVWVVYIGFGMMLFGLYMAFFLSHKRIWLILREQESKTVIVLKGTTNKNKEVFDTQFQKLANSLDAMN from the coding sequence ATGAAAACCTCGAATCCTGCCTGGAATTTTTTTTCCTCCGTCAAACTGGCGCTTTTCACTCTCGGATGTCTCGCCGTCACCTCTATTATCGGTACGATCATTCCACAGGGTGAATCTGCGTCATTTTATGTCGATTCCTACGGCGTAAAGACTGCTCATTTCTTTCAACTGCTTGGCATCACTGACATGTACACCTCTTGGTGGTTCCTGTCTCTTCTCGGGTTGTTGACCACAAATCTCATTATTTGCAGCATTGACCGTTTTCCCGCCGTTCTGCGCCAGATAACCAGAGACAATTTGGACGTACCGTTAGAACGTATCGAAAAGAATAGACTTTCGGCAACTGTGCATTCCGCTCTGCCTCCTTTGGAAGCAGCGGACAAGGTAAAGTCTCTGCTCAAGAATTACGGCTGGAATGCCCGGCAGCGCAAGAGGGATGAAACCCTTCTCCTCTTCAGCCAGAAAATGGCCTGGAGCAGGATCGGAGTCTACATCGTTCACTTCTCTATTCTCGTTATTTTTGCAGGTGCTCTTTATGGCCAGTTCACCGGGTTTAAAGCAAGCATAATGCTACCTGAGCTGCAAAACACCGCTGTCGTCTACCCTTATAAAAACAATAGTCCTATCGATCTTGGTTTTGAAGTCCGAGCTGAGAGATTCGATATCGAATTCTACTCAAACGGCATGCCCAAAGAGTATAAATCGAAGTTGACCGTTATTGAGGATGGCGAGATCGTTCGGCAAAAAGATATAACGGTAAATGACCCCCTGAAATACAAAGGGATCACCTTCTATCAATCGAGCTATCAGGGATTCAGAGATTTTATCTTTAAAATCAATGACCCAAGCACCTCAACGGACACAACTCTCACAGGAGAATATCAAAAAGAACTGACATGGGCAGAGCCCGGGATTCAATTTGGAATTATTAATATTGAAGCGATACGTGATCGGGTGGACAAGATGAAAATATGGTTCAATGATGGTCAAGGCGAGCCCTCCCAGTTCTGGATGGATTCTGGAGAGACAGTGAAGATAGAACGCCCTGACACAACTTATCTCTTCTCAGCCAAACAAAGGTATGCTACCGGACTTCAGGTTGCCAAGGATCCGGGTGTATGGGTAGTCTACATCGGCTTCGGAATGATGCTGTTTGGCCTTTACATGGCCTTTTTCCTCTCCCACAAGCGCATATGGTTAATACTGCGGGAACAGGAAAGCAAAACCGTTATTGTCTTGAAAGGCACCACTAATAAAAATAAAGAAGTTTTTGATACTCAATTTCAAAAGCTGGCAAATTCTCTTGATGCAATGAACTAG
- a CDS encoding chorismate synthase, whose product MNSFGTLFRVSIFGESHGIQIGAVIDGCPAGISLAEQDLQDDFSRRKAGGRGTTPRVEPDLPRIVSGVFRGKTTGAPITIVFENTNTQSKDYENLLHHPRPGHADFTAQRKYGGYSDPRGGGHFSGRITLGIVAAGVIAKKIMEPARVNATLIEAGGSKDISAAVEKALAEDDSIGGLIECSCTGMPAGLGEPFFNSVESMIAHMIFSVPATRGIEFGSGFSSARMKGSEHNDNLISADGKTESNFASGVNGGITNGNDIVFRVPVKPTSSVSKPQHTYNFQNQKIEKLVIEGRHDACIALRIPVVIECATAIALADLMLLEQKRPRVF is encoded by the coding sequence ATGAATAGTTTCGGAACGCTGTTTCGGGTGAGTATATTTGGGGAAAGTCATGGTATCCAAATTGGAGCGGTAATAGATGGCTGTCCTGCAGGTATATCACTTGCCGAGCAGGATCTGCAGGACGACTTTTCCCGTAGAAAAGCAGGAGGACGGGGGACAACTCCACGGGTTGAACCCGATCTGCCCAGAATCGTCAGTGGTGTTTTTCGCGGCAAAACAACCGGGGCCCCCATTACCATTGTTTTTGAAAATACCAATACCCAGTCAAAGGATTATGAAAATTTGCTGCACCATCCCCGCCCGGGGCATGCGGATTTTACCGCTCAGAGAAAATATGGCGGATATTCCGATCCGAGAGGAGGCGGGCATTTTTCCGGAAGGATTACCCTGGGCATCGTTGCCGCCGGAGTAATTGCCAAAAAAATCATGGAACCGGCTCGGGTAAATGCCACACTTATCGAGGCGGGTGGGAGTAAAGATATATCTGCTGCTGTTGAGAAAGCCCTGGCGGAAGACGATTCGATCGGCGGCCTGATCGAATGCAGTTGTACCGGGATGCCGGCTGGCTTAGGGGAACCCTTTTTTAATTCAGTGGAATCCATGATCGCCCATATGATATTCTCGGTCCCCGCAACTCGCGGCATTGAGTTCGGTTCGGGATTTTCCTCGGCTCGTATGAAAGGCAGTGAACATAATGACAACCTGATATCTGCAGACGGTAAAACTGAAAGTAATTTTGCCTCGGGCGTTAACGGGGGAATAACGAATGGAAATGACATTGTATTTCGTGTTCCAGTTAAACCGACATCTTCCGTTAGTAAACCGCAGCATACCTATAATTTCCAGAATCAAAAAATTGAAAAACTGGTCATTGAAGGAAGGCATGATGCCTGTATAGCTTTGAGAATTCCTGTTGTTATTGAATGCGCGACAGCTATTGCCCTTGCTGATCTTATGCTGCTGGAACAGAAGAGACCCCGGGTTTTTTAA
- the glyS gene encoding glycine--tRNA ligase subunit beta, with the protein MSNLLFEIGTEELPAGYIEPALAQLREKFTVKASDLRISHGEIRTMATPRRLTLIVEDLAGKQKDMREEIIGPSAKAGLDAEGKPTKAALGFAGSKGASPDDLQIVATSKGDYLMLVREVPGQEVQELLPDILHQLIVELSFPKSMRWGGNSSSFARPIQWLLALNGGEVVKFKHEDIETSNISRGHRFLNNYEIAIGGTSAYENQLAEANVIVDPRKRKDAVVKTINEAVAASETLSHGQVFIDSELLDTVTNLVELPCGVCGVFDQKFLDLPDEVLITSMREHQKYFPVVDDKGNLLAGFVAVNNTKTEDESITRKGHQRVLRARLEDALFFFAGDKERSLDELIPELKGIIFQARLGTMLAKNDRLVKLSRMLAEKLAPEDVEDVCRAAMLCKADLLTDMVGEFPSLQGVMGEAYATLSGEKPQVALAIREHYMPKRSGAELPTQTAGALVGLADRIDTLAGCFGIGQIPTGGADPFGLRRISLAILHIIRKNRYSLSLREVVHKALALYGDKVDGSSATVDAVLSFVEGRYRNDCIAKGWDAEAVAAAAAVGFDDPNDCWQRIEALSEMKADPAFGVLASSYKRIKNIIIDNRDTAVRDDLLVENAEKDLFQLLIEVRRQMEPLLTEKNYRGYLKHLLKMKEPVDVFFDEVMVMAEEPDVRCNRLNLLTALGELVLQIGDISMMHEG; encoded by the coding sequence ATGAGCAATCTACTTTTTGAAATAGGCACAGAGGAACTGCCCGCGGGATATATAGAACCTGCGCTGGCGCAACTTCGCGAGAAATTTACAGTAAAGGCTTCTGACCTCAGGATTTCCCATGGAGAAATACGAACCATGGCTACTCCGCGCCGGCTCACCCTGATTGTCGAGGATCTGGCCGGGAAGCAGAAAGATATGCGTGAGGAAATTATAGGACCCTCTGCCAAGGCAGGCCTGGACGCAGAAGGGAAGCCGACAAAAGCTGCATTGGGTTTTGCCGGATCAAAGGGTGCCTCTCCTGATGACCTGCAGATAGTGGCGACATCAAAAGGTGATTATCTCATGCTCGTTCGGGAAGTTCCGGGACAGGAAGTCCAGGAATTGTTGCCGGACATTCTCCATCAGCTCATTGTTGAGCTGTCCTTCCCAAAATCGATGCGCTGGGGCGGCAATTCAAGTTCATTCGCACGGCCGATTCAATGGTTGCTGGCTCTTAATGGTGGGGAAGTGGTCAAATTTAAGCATGAAGACATCGAAACGTCGAATATCAGCCGAGGTCATCGTTTTCTTAATAATTATGAAATAGCCATAGGCGGTACTTCGGCTTATGAGAACCAATTGGCAGAAGCGAACGTCATTGTCGACCCACGGAAAAGAAAAGATGCCGTGGTAAAAACCATCAATGAAGCCGTTGCCGCCTCTGAAACCCTTTCGCATGGCCAGGTTTTCATAGACAGTGAGTTGCTTGACACGGTAACCAACCTGGTGGAATTGCCTTGCGGCGTTTGTGGTGTGTTTGATCAAAAATTCCTGGATCTACCGGACGAGGTATTAATCACATCCATGCGGGAACATCAGAAATATTTTCCTGTAGTGGATGATAAAGGTAACCTTCTTGCTGGTTTTGTCGCGGTAAATAATACCAAAACAGAAGATGAGTCCATTACCAGGAAAGGGCATCAACGTGTTCTCAGGGCACGCCTTGAAGATGCGCTCTTCTTTTTCGCCGGCGATAAAGAGCGAAGTCTCGATGAATTAATTCCCGAACTGAAAGGTATTATCTTTCAAGCCAGGCTGGGAACAATGCTGGCCAAAAATGACAGACTGGTCAAGCTGTCCCGCATGCTTGCAGAAAAACTGGCGCCGGAGGATGTCGAGGATGTATGTCGTGCCGCAATGCTATGCAAAGCTGATCTGCTCACAGATATGGTAGGCGAATTCCCGTCTCTTCAAGGAGTCATGGGAGAGGCATATGCAACCTTGTCCGGCGAAAAACCACAGGTTGCATTGGCAATACGTGAACACTACATGCCCAAGCGGTCCGGAGCCGAACTGCCGACGCAGACTGCAGGTGCGCTGGTTGGACTTGCTGATCGTATTGATACTCTGGCGGGATGTTTCGGCATCGGGCAGATACCTACAGGGGGAGCTGATCCTTTTGGTCTGCGCAGGATTTCATTGGCAATCCTTCATATAATTCGAAAAAACCGCTACTCCCTTTCTCTGCGTGAAGTTGTTCACAAGGCTTTGGCATTATACGGTGACAAAGTTGATGGAAGTTCGGCAACCGTCGACGCAGTTCTTTCTTTTGTGGAAGGAAGATACCGCAATGACTGCATTGCAAAAGGATGGGATGCCGAAGCTGTAGCAGCAGCCGCCGCAGTTGGGTTTGATGATCCTAATGACTGTTGGCAGCGCATCGAAGCTCTTTCGGAAATGAAAGCTGATCCTGCCTTTGGTGTTCTCGCCTCTTCCTACAAACGCATCAAAAACATCATAATAGATAACCGGGACACCGCTGTGCGCGATGATCTTCTGGTGGAAAATGCTGAAAAGGATCTCTTTCAACTGCTGATCGAGGTACGCCGGCAGATGGAGCCATTGCTTACCGAGAAAAATTACAGGGGCTATCTCAAGCATCTTTTAAAAATGAAAGAACCGGTTGACGTTTTCTTCGATGAAGTGATGGTTATGGCTGAAGAACCCGACGTTCGCTGCAACCGCCTCAATCTGTTGACCGCACTTGGTGAGCTTGTTTTACAGATAGGCGATATCTCGATGATGCACGAAGGATAA
- a CDS encoding helix-turn-helix transcriptional regulator produces MIKIDGEKIKELREHQGLTQLYMATAVEVTTDTISRWENKRYPTIKEENAQKLAETLGVSIEDILLPEEDSIVEDGPDLSTAPLAKPRYRKSALILFVLIIGALISAVILDRIFLSGTKTLQAQAFRNMPPRAIPNSPFPVVIEVSPDSRESTSIILKEILPEGSRIVQISPTAGASNSDEEIKWIHKLQKPTRFSYLVEINGSTGSDYIFDGLLSTSKNEEALTVQGSNSITLGQFHWADIDGDNTISDQEILTVFDYYSDIDDFTIDIEFIEKMWLGSGYSWDRDKNLISITP; encoded by the coding sequence ATGATTAAGATAGATGGCGAAAAAATCAAGGAATTACGGGAACACCAGGGTTTGACCCAGCTCTATATGGCTACCGCCGTCGAGGTTACTACCGACACGATATCACGCTGGGAAAACAAGCGCTATCCCACAATCAAAGAAGAAAATGCCCAGAAGCTTGCCGAAACACTGGGCGTCAGCATAGAGGACATCCTCCTTCCCGAGGAAGATTCGATTGTCGAAGATGGCCCCGATCTCTCCACGGCACCTCTGGCAAAACCTCGGTACCGGAAAAGCGCTCTCATCCTGTTTGTCCTCATTATTGGTGCTCTCATCAGCGCGGTAATCCTGGACAGGATATTTTTATCAGGAACAAAAACACTTCAGGCCCAGGCCTTTAGAAATATGCCTCCCAGAGCAATACCTAACTCTCCTTTTCCTGTAGTTATCGAGGTCAGCCCGGATTCGCGTGAGTCTACTTCAATCATACTGAAGGAGATTCTACCTGAAGGAAGCCGAATAGTTCAGATATCCCCCACCGCCGGCGCTTCAAACTCTGATGAAGAAATTAAATGGATACATAAGCTGCAGAAACCCACCCGTTTTTCCTATCTCGTCGAGATAAACGGCTCCACCGGCAGCGACTACATTTTTGACGGTCTTCTTTCGACTTCGAAAAACGAGGAGGCTTTAACGGTACAGGGCAGCAACAGCATAACCCTTGGTCAATTTCACTGGGCTGATATTGATGGAGACAATACCATAAGCGACCAGGAAATTTTAACGGTTTTCGATTACTACAGTGATATTGATGACTTCACTATCGATATAGAATTTATTGAAAAAATGTGGCTGGGTTCAGGTTATTCCTGGGATCGTGACAAAAATCTCATCTCTATAACCCCATGA
- the ccsB gene encoding c-type cytochrome biogenesis protein CcsB produces the protein MDSSTFLGITTFTYLFSSILYAIVFIFKVQKLGKIATWFTALALIIQTFGIGLRWHESYELGIGHAPLTNMYESVVFFAWTIVALYLFIEWKFKARVIGVFTVPLAFLAMAYASMSNDISKSISPLVPALQSNWLIAHVVTCFIGYAAFAVAAALGVMYLLKNRSSSPIESHPQGLMASLPPLQVIDTITHKMMVFGFIWLTAGIITGAVWANSAWGTYWSWDPKETWSLITWFVYAITLHARYTRGWGGTRIAWLAIVGFIAVIFTYYGVNFLLSGLHSYGSS, from the coding sequence ATGGACAGTTCAACATTCTTAGGTATCACCACCTTTACCTATCTATTTTCCTCCATACTTTATGCTATTGTATTTATTTTTAAAGTACAAAAGCTTGGGAAAATAGCTACATGGTTCACCGCCTTAGCCCTTATTATCCAGACATTTGGAATCGGCCTGCGCTGGCATGAATCCTATGAACTGGGAATAGGTCACGCCCCGCTCACCAACATGTATGAATCGGTGGTTTTCTTCGCTTGGACCATCGTCGCTCTCTATCTGTTTATAGAATGGAAATTTAAAGCAAGGGTCATCGGAGTCTTCACGGTTCCCCTTGCCTTTCTGGCCATGGCCTATGCCTCCATGTCCAACGATATCAGCAAGAGTATTTCTCCTCTTGTCCCCGCCCTTCAGTCAAATTGGCTGATAGCCCATGTAGTCACCTGTTTTATCGGCTATGCCGCCTTTGCGGTGGCCGCGGCTCTTGGCGTTATGTATCTGCTGAAAAACAGGAGTAGTTCCCCAATCGAGTCACATCCACAGGGACTTATGGCATCCCTTCCTCCATTGCAGGTCATCGATACCATTACCCATAAAATGATGGTTTTCGGTTTTATCTGGCTTACTGCGGGTATCATCACAGGTGCCGTTTGGGCTAATTCCGCCTGGGGGACATACTGGAGTTGGGATCCAAAGGAAACGTGGTCGCTGATCACCTGGTTTGTCTATGCTATCACCCTGCACGCCCGTTACACCCGAGGCTGGGGAGGAACGCGAATAGCCTGGCTGGCGATAGTTGGCTTCATTGCCGTGATTTTCACATATTACGGGGTTAATTTCCTTCTCTCCGGACTTCACAGTTATGGATCGAGCTAA
- a CDS encoding DNA integrity scanning protein DisA nucleotide-binding domain protein — protein MTTNLGSEVHHFRHMQTSFNNTCINDTLMGLREGLSHFSGPSTAAVIFSLPKQAHLSIYDPDSLLRGHELKIKNFYFDEKGHQFLSRYNGTSKCYSSIENVPVFELDGILSFGGSSATVPYQMWFTEHHPDLCSTGPTERWLEHAVLRFSHDIANGPRLYTGISGSFLREYSTHAIHDHIKKETFRLTGKLSGLDVYPILDAILEISKTLEERAWPSGELAFIEPRDADKVNFLAKFTGTELPQLSHSKHVRKLLQTVQDTNHKLISDGQNILGICNSRLPQYSLTAAYHRRYGYVRLNQDILCSFSDGRYRSSSFKAKLFEIEEALLDYDLDSETRDKLFHIITTLVHSAQSMRHGCAFVLDLNSKPVKISGQLLDAPLDLNDDDSLELACALSRVDGALHISQDQRLLGFACLLDGRTIEGEDRARGARYNSALRFTAENHKTIVVVVSSDRPVSVIQQGIVLQGRCQWRSMTHCSLVPDSLKEWLAVSA, from the coding sequence TTGACCACGAATCTCGGGAGTGAGGTACACCATTTCAGGCATATGCAGACATCCTTTAATAATACATGTATTAACGACACGCTGATGGGGTTGCGCGAAGGTTTAAGCCATTTTTCAGGACCCAGTACAGCTGCCGTCATTTTCAGCCTCCCGAAACAAGCCCATCTTTCCATCTATGATCCGGACAGTCTTCTTCGCGGTCATGAGCTGAAGATAAAAAATTTCTATTTCGATGAAAAAGGGCATCAGTTCCTTTCAAGATATAATGGCACCTCGAAATGTTACAGCTCGATCGAGAATGTTCCCGTCTTCGAACTTGACGGGATACTCTCCTTCGGCGGCAGTTCCGCAACGGTCCCCTACCAGATGTGGTTTACGGAGCACCATCCGGATCTCTGTTCAACAGGACCGACTGAAAGATGGCTGGAACATGCCGTTCTGCGTTTTTCCCATGATATAGCCAATGGTCCCAGGCTGTATACCGGAATTTCCGGCAGCTTCCTACGCGAATATTCAACCCATGCCATCCATGACCATATCAAAAAAGAGACATTTCGACTCACAGGGAAACTTTCCGGTCTCGACGTGTATCCGATTCTGGACGCCATTCTCGAGATATCCAAAACACTTGAAGAGAGAGCCTGGCCATCCGGTGAACTTGCCTTCATTGAACCCCGGGATGCCGACAAGGTCAATTTCCTGGCAAAGTTTACAGGAACAGAACTTCCCCAGCTAAGTCACAGCAAACATGTCAGGAAACTACTGCAGACTGTTCAGGATACCAATCACAAGCTGATATCGGATGGGCAGAACATCCTGGGTATTTGCAATTCCAGGCTGCCGCAATATTCCCTCACTGCAGCATATCACCGCCGATACGGGTATGTAAGGTTGAATCAAGACATACTCTGCAGTTTCTCAGACGGCAGATATAGATCTTCCTCTTTCAAGGCAAAACTTTTTGAGATTGAAGAGGCTCTGCTTGATTATGATCTTGACTCGGAAACGCGGGATAAACTCTTCCATATCATTACCACCCTGGTACATAGCGCCCAGTCAATGCGGCATGGCTGTGCCTTTGTTCTCGATCTAAATTCGAAGCCTGTGAAGATCTCCGGACAGCTGCTCGATGCTCCCCTGGATCTTAATGACGATGATTCTCTTGAACTTGCCTGCGCCCTCTCCCGGGTTGACGGTGCCCTTCATATCTCTCAAGACCAGAGACTACTCGGTTTTGCCTGTCTGCTGGATGGACGAACCATCGAAGGAGAGGACCGTGCTCGGGGCGCCAGGTATAACTCCGCTCTCCGATTCACCGCCGAGAACCACAAGACTATTGTGGTAGTAGTGTCGTCGGACAGACCGGTTTCCGTAATTCAGCAGGGTATAGTATTGCAGGGACGGTGCCAGTGGCGATCAATGACACACTGTTCACTGGTGCCGGATTCACTGAAGGAATGGCTCGCGGTCAGCGCTTAG
- a CDS encoding cytochrome c3 family protein, translating to MVKKTFTCGISVLFLALICYAGPAFTSTDTGPEKMELISSTSDKMAPAVFPHKVHQEAYECGECHHGMEDGEKVEYTEGMEIQKCESCHNSDVLEGKKKGKEDLATFKGAGHGNCLECHKEVAKADSSKKKLRSCTTCHQKK from the coding sequence ATGGTAAAAAAAACATTTACATGTGGAATTTCTGTTTTATTCCTGGCACTTATCTGCTATGCAGGTCCGGCTTTTACAAGCACTGATACCGGCCCTGAAAAGATGGAACTGATCAGCAGCACCAGCGATAAAATGGCTCCAGCCGTGTTCCCTCATAAGGTTCACCAGGAGGCATATGAATGTGGCGAATGTCACCATGGAATGGAAGATGGTGAAAAAGTGGAATACACAGAGGGCATGGAAATACAAAAGTGCGAATCATGCCACAACAGTGACGTCCTAGAAGGAAAGAAAAAAGGAAAAGAAGATCTTGCTACCTTTAAAGGTGCTGGTCATGGCAATTGCCTCGAATGCCATAAAGAGGTCGCCAAAGCTGATTCCAGCAAGAAGAAACTGAGAAGCTGCACGACCTGTCATCAGAAAAAGTAA